Within Sporosarcina sp. PTS2304, the genomic segment AACTGCATCGCCACCAAACCGGCGTCAAATGTAGCTAAGTTTTTTCGTGCTTCCTCTGGTGCGTGCGGATACGCTTTGTTTGCATTCCCTACCAATATATCTTTACTCGTCTCATCGATAAAGCCAGCTTTAACCATACTGTTATAGACAGGTTCGATGTTCTGGTGAAGTTCTTTGTCGCCTAGCACTGCGATCACTGCAGAGGCTGTTTCTACTTGTTCTTGATTGTAAGCAATCGCTCGTAGATCTTTTCTTTCTTCTGGATCTAAAAACACGATGAACTCCCAAGGTTGTAAGTTGCTTGTAGAAGGTGCCCGCGTTGCTTCTTTTAAAAGTTCTAGTATTTCTTCTTTTTCGATTGTAAAATCTGGGTCGTATTTTCTAACGGATTGGCGTTCTCGAATAGTAGTGGAAAGTGTCGCTGTCATTAATAATTCCTCCTGTAAAATGGACTAATCTTTAGTAAGTACTAATATAGCATACTTTTAGTAAGTACTTAGCGTCAAGTGTTTAGATTGTGATAAGATAAAGAAAAGTCATGAGGAGGTTTTATTATATGACGAATCATTCACACTGCACAGAAGCAGCTTGTCAACTATATAAGCAAGCGATTGAGTTTATCGGAAAACGTTGGACGGGAATAATTGTGTACCAATTATTAGACGGCCCGAAACGTTATCACGAATTATTGCATGCGATTGATGGAATTTCTGATCGCCTACTCACTGAACGTTTGAAAGATCTGGAGCAAGAAGGGGTACTTGTCAAATACATCATTACAGAGACGCCTAAAAAAGTAGAGTACGAATTGACTCCTATCGGCTATGAATTTAATAAAGTCTTCACTGCGATTATGGATTGGGGAATAAAAAAAGAAGCGTATAAAAAAGATTTACAATAGAAAATGCCCTTCAACCGATTGAAGAACAGATTGAAAATATCTACATTCTGCTTTCGTCAAAAGAGGGATGCTGGGTGAAATACCTCTTCATTTTACCCATAAGCCTTTTGATGGGCTTTCTTTCTTTTTAAATAATCTTCATCAGCACGAATAGTATCCCAGTATTCTTTGAAAATGGCTGCTGACTCCGCTTTCACGGGATCGAGTTCACGTTCTTTTACATTCCCGTCCTCATCATATTTCCGCCCGCTTTTATGATTGGCGTAGCGGCGGGCACGCGTATACCCCATTTGGATAAATTTTCTGGCCATATCCATTCCGACGAAATCGTCATCTTTTCGGTATTGTTCAAATAATTCATAAATTTTTTCGGCGGATTCTTTAGCGATCTCAGGAGTTTTAAAACGCCAATGGGGTAAGATTTCACTTTTATACGGTTCGACTAATAGAACGCCTTGTTCTCCTTTGCCCACTTTGTATAATTCTTTATGCTTTCGTATATTAATCGTTTTATAGTCCAAGTCATAGTCAAATGGCATAGTCCACGCCTCCTTTTTTTCTTTTTTCCCTTAGTGGAGCATGTTAAAACGTTTTGCGTGACGGGTAGAATCCTTGAGTTTGTGTCGGGAAGTCAGTTGGTGTTCGTTCAGAAGTTGGTGTGGGATAAGTGACTTCTCCAGTGCGGTGCGGAAAAGTAGTGTACGTGTGAGGATTCTCCCTGCAGAACCGGACGCTTTCCTGAGGGGACGCGGCGGACTCGCCAGAAGTGCGTTGGCGATTACGCCTGTCGTCCTGATCCTCCAGGAGTCGCCGGTTCTTTCGGGAGAATCCTTGAGTTTGTGTCGGGAAGTCAGTTGGTGTTCGTTCAGAAGTTGGTGTGGGATAAGTGACTTCTCCAGTGCGGTGCGGAAAAGTAGTGTACGTGTGAGGATTCTCCCTGCAGAACCGGACGCTTTCCTGAGGGGACGCGGCGGACTCGCCAGAAGTGCGTTGGCGATTACGCCTGTCAAGTGCCAAAATGTGCTCCTTCTCGCTGCGCTTCACTCGCAAAAGCCGTCCTTCGCCACGGCTTTCCCTGATCCTCCAGGAGTCGCCGGTTCTTCCGGGAGAATCCTTGAGTTTGTGTCGGGAAGCCAGTTAGTGTTCTTCCAGAAATAAAGTATGGTAAGTTACGCTTCCTGGACAGTATGGGTGGAGCTTTGGATTACCTGACTGAATGCATATAAGTCATTGCTTTTCTCACTCCATTCATCGAAACAGTCATAGTAGCTAGCAACACTTCACCGCTTTTTAACTTCAAAAACGGTCGCATTGTATCAGACAAGTCTATTTAGTTGGTCTTTCACCACATACAAAGAGTGATCAAACTGTCTTACACATACAAAGTACGGCTGAAGCTGAAAGACGATCGACTCCGGGAGGATCAGGAAAAGCCGTAGCGAAGGACGGCTTTTGCGAGTGAAGCGTAGCGAGAAGGAGCACATCTTTGCTTTTGACAGGTGTAACTCGCAGCGCTTGACGGTCCACCGCGTCCCCTCCGGAAAGCGTATCGTCTGGAAGCGTAAGCCGCAAGACACGCTAAGTTAGCCTCACTCCATCCAATCACCGTTCTAACTAGCTAAAGTCGTCTGCTTATTTCTATCGACTACCTCGCTTTTCAATGAATGAATTATACAAAATATAGCCAGTTAACAGACGTGGTATAATTTATTCAAAGTATATATTACGCATGGAGGAATGTTTCAGTGAAGAATCTACTTACAAAAAGGTTCTATTCCTATAGATCATCACATAAACTAAAGAGCTGTTTGCGAACGGAACATGAGAATGGGTTGAATCGTCATGTCTTATGAGAAAAAATTACTGGCGATGAAGTCACTTGTGAAAAAAACGAAAGTAGTGGAACAAGTAGCCGAAACGTTCAGCAAGCCTCCAGCGCCGGCATACGAAAAACGCTGGATGACGACAGGACTTGAAAAAATAGAGAATGATTTCGGTGTTGTTTATCAACGGGTCATTCGTTATCCGCTGACTTATAGGCATGGGGATATTTGTCTAGGGGACGTTCAAGAAAAATTGAAGCAGTGGACAGAAACCGGCTATGCGCATCCGCTCTCACCGAAAGATGGAAAGGTACTGTTTTTTGATACGGAAACGACCGGATTAAAAGGCGCCGGTGCAGTCATTTTCTTAATAGGTTTATTGGAATTACAGGCAGAGGAATTTGTTATGACGCAATATGTTTTACCAAACCCTGATCATGAAGCAGCTTTTCTGTATGCATCGGGGCTTTGGCGGGAAGACTTAACATTAGTTACGTATAACGGGAAAAGTTTTGACTTTCCGCAACTGCAAACGCGCTGGTCGTTGCACCGCAAACAATTGCCGGCATTACCCATTCCTCATCAAGTCGATCTATTGCATGGATCTCGCCGTATTTGGAAAGGGCAAATGGAGTCGTTCAAGTTGACCGAAGTAGAACGCAAACAATTAGGATTTCACCGGAAAGATGATATTCCCGGACATATGGCTCCTATTATTTATCAAGATGCGGTGAAAAATGGCCGTGCGGAAATTTTAATGAAAGTCCTATCGCATAATGAATGGGATATCCTTTCGTTAGTAACACTTTTTAGTCTCTCTACAGACATCATCTTGGACGAAAATAGTCAAGAAAATGCCCATATTGCAACGAATATCGCAAAATGGTTTCAAGATCTTGGTTTGACGGAAAAAAGTTATTCAGAGTTGCAGCGAATTGTAGAAACGTATGGAACGAGTTATCCGCTCACACATTATCATCTCGGGCTTGTATTAAAAAGGCATAAAGAATATGAACTTGCTGTACAGTCTTTTGAAATTGTCGCTACATATGGAGAAGGTAAAGAACAAGTGCTGGCGTACGAAGAACTGGCAAAATTGTATGAGCATCAGTTCAAAGAATGGATGCAGGCATTCGAACGGATTCACAGCGGTAAAGAGTTGTTACAGAAACAGCGGACGTTGCCACAGCGCTTCGTTCAACGTATGGAAAATAATTTTCTGAAACGGGAAATACGCGTACGAAATAAACTATTTCCCGGGCAAGCGCAGAAACCGACAGAAGACAAGTACTAGCATAGGGACTAAAGACAAAGAAAGACAACTTATGCTATAATGACCTTATGGAATCATAGATGGAAGGACGTTTTGTCATGGAATTAAAGCTGGATTCAAAAACGATTTTAGAAAAAGAATTTAAACAAGCAATACGTGGGTATAAACAAGAAGAAGTCGACTGGTTTTTGGATGATGTCATTCAAGATTACGAGACATTTAAGAAAGAAATTGCACGTCTGACAGAAGAAAACCAAAAGTTAAAAGCAGAAGCCATTTCTACTCAAAGACGTTCCGCAACACCTGCGCCACAATCGACAAACTATGATATCATCCAAAGAATTTCTAACCTAGAACGTGAAGTGTTTGGAAACAAATTAGCTGAAACAGAATCACGCTAATAGGATCTACGGGTTGTTGAACGAATTCATTGTCAGCATGATAGATTTGGTGTATACTCAAGAATGCCATAGGGAGTATTCAGGTAATCGCTGCAATTTCGGTTGTAGAGGAAAGTCCATGCTCACACGGATCTGAGATGACCGTAGTGTTCGTGCTCGGTGAAAAAATAAGCCGGGGCAATGCAGTAGCATTGATGGCGGGAATAAATCCTACGTCTTCGGATATGGATGAGATTCTCTGAAAGTGCCACAGTGACGTAGTCGGCATGGAAACATGTCGAGTGGAACGGGTAAACCCCACGAGTGAGAAACCCAAATTATGGTAGGGGCGCTCTTCCGAAAGAATTCAATGGAGGAAGGGACAGGCAATTGTCTGTAGATAGATGATTACCGCTCCAAGTACGAGGCGTAAGCCGTTTGAGTACCGGAGAACAAAACATGGCTTACAGAATACTCTATGGCATGACTTTACAATTAGCTCTCCTACAGTTTTGGGAGAGTTTTTCTTTTGTATTCGAATAAAATGTACATAAACCTTCTATATAGATAGAATTGACCAAAACCACTTGATCACGAAGAATGGAGTGTTATGCGTGAGTGAATATAAATTAGTTGCGACCGCTGCAATGGGTCTTGAATCTATTGTAGCATCCGAAGTAAAAGATTTAGGCTATGACTGTCAGACAGAAAACGGAAAAGTATATTTCAATGGAGATGAAGAAGCGATTGCGCGAGCGAATATGTGGCTGCGCGTAGGAGACCGCGTCCGTATCGTAGTAGGTGAATTTAAAGCTTTCACTTTTGACGAATTATTTGAGCGTACAAAAGCATTGCCGTGGGAAGATTTTCTGCCGGTCGATGCCGCGTTTCCAGTAGCAGGTAAGTCCGTTAAATCTAAATTATTCAGTGTGCCAGACTGTCAGGCGATCGTTAAAAAGGCGATTGTTGACCGTTTGAAAATGGCTTATAAACGTGTAGGGTTTTTAGAGGAAACAGGACCGCTATTTAAACTTGAAGTATCCATAGTAAAAGACAAAGTAACGTTGACGATAGATTCAAGCGGTCATGGATTGCATAAACGCGGTTATCGATTAGGACAAGGGGATGCACCGTTGAAAGAAACAATGGCGGCAGCGCTTGTCAAATTATCAAAATGGAGTCCGAATCGTCCATTTGTAGATCCTTTCTGTGGTTCTGGTACAATCGCGATTGAAGCAGCGATGATCGGTCAAAACTTGGCTCCTGGTTATAACCGTTCATTTTTAAGTGAAGAATGGCCATGGATGACTGCGGCAGTATGGGATCGTGTCCGAGAAGAAGTCGAAGATGTGGCGAAGTATGATGTGGAGCTAGACATCCGAGGATATGACATCGACAGCCGCGTGATCAATATTGCCCAACAAAACGCAGTAGAAGCCGGATTTGCGGATTTAATAAAATTCGAGCAACAAGATGTCCGTGATTTACGCATAGAAGGACAAAATGGTGTATTGATCGCGAATCCACCATATGGAGAGCGTCTTGGTGAAGTAGAAGATGCTGAAGACATTGCGGGTATATTAGGACATATTATGAAAGAGCATCCGTCATGGTCGGTATATATTTTATCTTCATTGGAAAATTATGAAGAAATGTACGGGAAACGCGCAACGAAAAAACGTAAATTATTTAATGGCTTCATCCGCACGGACTACTATCAGTTCTGGGGAAAAAGAGTCTAATACACACGAGTAGGAAGAGGGACAAACGCCTCTTCTTTTCTCTTGCATTCAGGAGGAGTTCGCATGAATACAAAAATTCCATTTCAACTATCGAAAGACCAAACGTTTTATGAGTCATTAAATGATTGGTTAGGCGATACGTTATATGATGATTTAACTGAAAAAGGATTCGAATGTCGAGATGAGCAAATCTTCATGGCATTTCAAATAGAGCAGGCATTAAAAGAGAAGCAAGTGTTATTAGCGGAAGCTGGCGTAGGGACTGGAAAGACGATTGCTTATTTACTGCCGGCAATTGCATACGCGCGGTATACCGGAAAGCCAGCCGTCATTTCATGTGCAGACGAAACATTAATCGATCAATTGATTAAAGAAGAAGGCGACATTCAAAAATTAAGTGAAGCTCTCGATTTACACGTAGACGTTCGTCTAGCAAAAGCGCGAAATCAATATATTTGTCTAAAACGTCTAGAAGAGGTTAGCAGTACGACGAATGAAGATTTCGTTGATTTTGTAGAAGACGAGCTGCCGGATTTTGTTTATGCAGACCGTTCATTGCAGTCAGTCTATCCGTATGGCGTGCGTTCAGACTATCCGTATTTAAAAGATGAAGAATGGGATATGATTAATTACCACCCGATTCAACAGTGTGCTGCCTGCGATATAAGAAATCGCTGCGGGCAGACGATCCACCGGAATCATTACCGTGACGCAGTGGATCTTATCATTTGTTCGCATGACTTCTATATGGAACACTTATGGACGAAAGAATCACGTTCACGTCAAGGGCAGTTGCCGTTATTGCCTGAAGTATCTATGGTTGTGTTCGATGAAGGTCATTTACTGGAATATTCCGCGCAACGAGCATTGACGTATGAAGTCCAGCAACATACGATCGTAGAGTTGTTAGAACGTATTATGGTCGACGGAATTCGTGAAAAGTCCTTGCAATTAATGGAACAATTACTCGATGTTCATGAACTGTTCTTCAATCAGCTTCGAAGTCACGCGACAAAGCATGATAACGAACGACTAACTATTGAAAAAAATGAAGAAATGATGCGGTTGGCGAAGAAAGCTGTGTCGTTGTCGCATGACTTACTTGAGGAATTTGTATTCGAAGGTGAGTTATACGTCATACCGGAATATGATTTAAAAATTGTTGAAGAATATTTAGAGCAGTATATTTATTCGATGGAATTATTCGCAGGGGAAAATGACGCTGTCGATTGGCTGGAAGAGCGTCGCGAAGAAAGTACGTTATTGATCATGCCGCGACTCGTCACTTCTATATTGAAAGAGAAGCTGTTTACCGGCACGATGCCTATCGTCTTCTCATCCGCCACATTATCGGTTGAAAAATCATTTGATTATTTGGCATATAGTTTAGGAATAGTGGACTATCAGTCATTTTCCATTGCATCGCCGTTTGATTATGAAAACGTCATGAAGATTCATTTGGAGCAATCATCTACAGAAGAAAAGTATCGACGTCTGTCTTCTATTTTAGTGAGTGAAGAGCAGACGCTTGTGTTGTTTAATTCTAAGCAGTCTATGATGGATGCTTACGATAGTTTACCACTGGAGCAACGTGTTCTCGTGACGTATGAAGGGGAGCGGTCGTTGTCTTCCTTAGTGAAAGACTTTCAACAACAGAAAGTGTCGGTATTTTTCTCCTATCACCTATGGGAAGGTCTCGATCTGCCGAATGAATCTCTCACACGCGTCATCATTTTTGACTTGCCATTCCCGCCACACGACCCGTTATTTGAAGCAAGAAGAGAATTTGCGGAAGATGCATTTGACGAAGTGGATTTACCTTTTATGCTTTTGCGTTTACGCCAAGGGATCGGCCGGTTGATTCGTACGAGTGACGACTTTGGATCCATTCACTTATTCGTAGAACCGAGCGATAACGAGCTATTGCCGGTTATTGAAAGAGTATTACCCGTTCCATTTTCATAAACGAAACGCACAACACAGCTGTAATAGCTTGTGATGTGCGTTTTTTATCTTTCTTCGTCAATAGTTAACAACAGATTGAGTAGTTCTCCATCTTCAAATTTAACGGGTATTTTAAATGCTTGCTGAAAACCGAAAAATTTTGTATTTCCTGTTAATACGGTAGGCGGTGAAATGTCGAGTGTGAGGCTTTCTTTCTCTAAAATGGTACATAAGTTGCCTGCAATCATATTCCCCAGTTCACCGGTGAAAGATTCAGCCATTTCTCCTTCGATATTCATGCCGAACATCGCTTGGCCGATTTTTCCGATTGTAGTATGGGTCGGCTCTACGATTAGACGGCCTTTCATATTGCCGATCAGTCCAATTAGCACACTGATTTCTCGCTGTTCGTATGGCTGTTTAATCATGGAAGGGGAAAGAACTTCAAATTTAATCGGGATGACTGTTGTTAAAGAAGAAATGGTCGCGTTCAATACTTTTTGCACATTTGCCGCTTTATCCATCTAAAGAAACACCCTTTCGAGAGTAATATAATAGTTCAATCATATCACTAAAGACTACTAAAAGACTACTTAAATCTTATTTTATTGTGTAAAAATTCTGTTGTTTAGTGACTTCTCCTTTGTAGGGCGGAAAAATAGTGTGCGTGCTAGGATTCTCCCTGCAGAACCGGACGCTTTCCTGAGGGGACGCGGCGGACTCGCCAGAAGTTCTTTGGCGATTACGCCTATCGTCCTGATCCTCCAGGAGTCGCCGGTTCTTCCGGGAGAATCCTTGAGGTTGTGTTCGTAAGTCCGTTGGTGTTCGTCCAGAAGTTGGAGTGAGGTAAGTGACTTCTCCTTTGCAGTGCAGAAAAGTAGTGTACGTGCTAGGATTCTCCCTGCAGAACCGGACGCTTTCCTGAGGGGGCGCGGTGGACTCGCCAGAAATGCGTTGGCGATTACACCTGTCACCCTGATCCTCCAGGAGTCGCCGGTTCTTCCGGGAGAATCCTTGAGTTTTTGTCGGGAAGTCAGTTTGTGTTCGTCCAGAAGTTGGAGTGAGGTAAGTGACTTCTCCTTTGTAGGGCGGAAAAATAGTGTGCGTGCTAGGATTCTCCCTGCAGAACCGGACGCTTTCCTGAGGGGACGCGGCGGACTCGCCAGAAGTTCTTTGGCGATTACGCCTATCGTCCTGATCCTCCAGGAGTCGCCGGTTCTTCCGGGAGAATCCTTGAGGTTGTGTTCGTAAGTCCGTTGGTGTTCGTCCAGAAGTTGGAGTGAGGTAAGTGACTTCTCCTTTGCAGTGCAGAAAAGTAGTGTACGTGCTAGGATTCTCCCTGCAGAACCGGACGCTTTCCTGAGGGGGCGCGGTGGACTCGCCAGAAATGCGTTGGCGATTACACCTGTCACCCTGATCCTCCAGGAGTCGCCGGTTCTTCCGGGAGAATCCTTGAGTTTTTGTCGGGAAGTCAGTTTGTGTTCGTCCAGAAGTTGGAGTGAGGTAAGTGACTTCTCCTTTGTAGGGCGGAAAAATAGTGTGCGTGCTAGGATTCTCCCTGCAGAACCGGACGCTTTCCTGAGGGGACGCGGTGGACTCGCCAGAAATGCGTTGGCGATTACGCCTGTCGTCCTGATCCTCCAGGAGTCGCCGGTTCTTCCGGGAGAATCCTTGAGTTTGTGTCGGGATGTCAGTTTGTGTTCGTCCAAAAGTTGGAGTAGGATAAGTGACTCTTCCATTGGTGGTGCAGAAAATAAGTGTACGTGTGAGGATTCTCCCTACAGAACCGGACGCTTTCTCGAGGGCGCGCGGCGGACTCGCCAGAAGTGCGTTGGCGATTACGCCTGTCAAGTGCAAAGATGTGCTCCTTCTCGCTGCGCTTCACTCGCAAAAGCCGTCCTTCGCTACGGCTCTCGCTGATCCTCCCAGAGTCGCCGGTTCTTCCGGGAGAATCCTTGAGTTTGTGTCGGGAAGTCAGTTGGTGTTCGTCCAGAAATAGAGTATGGTAAGCTCTACTTCCTGAACAGTGTGAGTGAAGCTTTGGATTGACTGATTGAATACATATAGAGTCATTGCTTTTTCCACTCAGTCCATCGAAATAGTCATAGTAGCTGATGTTGGTCTTTTACCACATACAAAGAGTGATCAACCTGTCTTGCACACACAAAGTACGGCTGAAGCTGGAAGACGATTGACTCCGGGAGGATCAAGGACGACAGGTGTAACCCGCAGTGCTTGACGGTCCACCGCGCCCCCTCCGGAAAGCGTATCGTCTGGAAGCGCAAGCCGCAAGACACTTCAAGTCAGCCTTGCCCCATCTAATAAACGAACATGAAGTAGCAGACAAGCCCACGTAGTCATTCACCACATACAAAGAGTGATCAAACTGTCTTGCCTACACAAAGTACGGCTGAAGCTGGAGGACGATCGACTCCGAGAGGATAAGGGTGACAGGTGTAACCCGCAGTGCTTGACGGTCCACCGCGTCCCCTCCGGAAAGCGTATCGTCTGGAAGCGCAAGCCGCAAGACACTTCAAGTCAGCCTTGCCCCATCTAATAAACGAACATGAAGTAGCAGACAAGCCCACGTAGTCATTCACCACATACAAAGAGTGATCAACCTGTCTTGCACACACAAAGTACGGCTGAAGCTGGAAGACGATCGACTCCGAGAGGATTAAGGGTGACAGGTGTAACTCGCAACGCACTTTTGCGAGGTCCACCGCGCCCCTCCGGAAAGCGTATCGTCTGGAAGCGCAAGCCGCAAGACACTTCAAGTCAGCCTTGCCCCATCTAATAAACGAACATGAAGTAGCAGACAAGCCCACGTAGTCTTTCACCACATACAAAGAGTGATCAACCTGTCTTGCACACACAAAGTACGGCTGAAGCTGGAAGACGATCGACTCCGAGAGGATTAAGGGTGACAGGTGTAACTCGCAGTGCTTGACGATCCACCGCGCCCCCTCCGGAAAGCGTATCGTCTGGAAGCGCAAGCCGCAAGACACTCCACTACATTCAATCTTCTACTTTCATGAACAAACACAACGTAGTAGACAAGCCTACGTAGTTTTCAATACACTTCTGAAAAGTAACTATCTATTTTTTCGCTCATTAATGGTATGATAGGGTGAGTTAAAATTGAAAGGACGACGATTATGTCTACAAACCATGAATTTTTACAGAGATCTGCCACGTATGGACAGATTTTTTTGACAAATGAAGACGACGAACGAAAAGAGAAAACTGCATTACTTGCCAATAAAATAATTGAGAAAGAATATACGATCGCATTCGCAGGGCATTTCTCTGCAGGGAAATCTTCAACAATCAATGCATTAACGGGAGATGACTTGTTGCCATCGAGCCCAATCCCGACAAGTGCCAATATCGTGAAAGTGCATAAAGCAGATGAAGACTATGCGATTATTCACCGTGTCGATGGAACAGCAGTCAAATTCAGCGGACATGGGTTTTCTGAAGGTGTTAAAGCATTCAGTAAAGATGGAGCTGCCGTTTCGCTTGTAGAAATTGGTCATACACAATCGAATCTTCCAGACGGCATTACCGTAATGGATACGCCGGGAGTAGATTCGACGGATGATGCACACAGATTATCTACTGAATCTTCGCTGCATTTGGCGGATTTGGTATTTTATACGATGGACTACAACCATGTCCAATCAGAAATGAACTTCCGCTTTACGAAAGAACTTATGCGTTATAACGAAAATGTCTATTTGATCATTAATCAAATAGACAAACATCGCGACAGTGAACTGTCATTTGATGCATTCAAGAAATCTGTCGAAGATTCATTCAAGCTATGGGGCGTGGAACCTAAAGGGATTTTCTACACATCATTAAAACAGTTGGACCATCCGCATAATGATTTCGAAAAAGTAAAAGCCATTGTAGATGGTTCTATTGAACATCGGGATGAGAATTTTGAATATAACGTCGACCAGTCATTATTGAAACTGAAAGATGAGCATATGAAATTCCTTCAGCAACAAGTGGATGATGTCAAAGAGAACTATAGCGAAATCGTTAGTGAAGGTGAATGGGATCAGTTCGAAGAGTTAACTGCTGATTTAAAAGAAGCTAAAAAACGTATCGAGTTACTGACAGGCGATGAATTCTACGTGAATTTTGAAAAAGAACGTAATGAATTATTGGAGAACGCAGGACTCGCGCCATTTGAGACGAGAGAATTATTGAAATCACATTTAGAAGCGAAGTCTCCTAAGTTTAAAGTAGGCTTTTTAGCTAGCGCAAAGAAAACAGCAGAAGAACGCGAAAAGCGCCGTCAGAAATTAAATGAAAATATTTCTGGATTGGCCCATACACAAATAGAAATTTATTTAAAAGCCCTTATGAAGCAATCATTGAAACAAGCCGGGATTTTAACTGATGAACGCTCTCTTGCGATTGATGCGATGGATTTAACATTGCCGTTTGATCAAGTGGATGAGCAATTACACGTACAGGAAGTCATTACGGGCGAGACGATTTTAAACTACGCCGAACAAATGAAGCGTGCCATTCACTTAGTATATAAAGCAAAGACCGATCGTTGGAAAATGGATATGTCAGCGATCGCAAAATCTGCCGGTGGCGAACAGTCAGGTCCGTTAGCGGAGACGATCCGAGTATTGCAGGAAAAAGTCGATGCGATCAAAGAAATGAGAAAGTGGCAAGAACGTATGGAGTGGGTCGAGAAAGAAGTAGCGAATCCATCTGCACCTACACGTATTGGAAGAGATAAACTACAGGCATTATGGGAACGGCCGAAGCAAATCGAGACAATTGATTATGTTGTGCAGGCTGAAGAGCAACAAATGGTTGTAGTAGAGAATGTGCAGGAAGAAGAAGTACAAGTGCAGCAAGTCGATTCAGACAAAGCAATCGCACACGCCCAACATATTGCGGAATCTGTAGAAACAATTCCTGGTTTTGCGGAGACTGCAAACTATTTACTGACGAAAGCGAGCCGTCTCAAAGGACAGGAATTTACTGT encodes:
- a CDS encoding DUF4385 domain-containing protein: MPFDYDLDYKTINIRKHKELYKVGKGEQGVLLVEPYKSEILPHWRFKTPEIAKESAEKIYELFEQYRKDDDFVGMDMARKFIQMGYTRARRYANHKSGRKYDEDGNVKERELDPVKAESAAIFKEYWDTIRADEDYLKRKKAHQKAYG
- a CDS encoding class I SAM-dependent RNA methyltransferase, yielding MSEYKLVATAAMGLESIVASEVKDLGYDCQTENGKVYFNGDEEAIARANMWLRVGDRVRIVVGEFKAFTFDELFERTKALPWEDFLPVDAAFPVAGKSVKSKLFSVPDCQAIVKKAIVDRLKMAYKRVGFLEETGPLFKLEVSIVKDKVTLTIDSSGHGLHKRGYRLGQGDAPLKETMAAALVKLSKWSPNRPFVDPFCGSGTIAIEAAMIGQNLAPGYNRSFLSEEWPWMTAAVWDRVREEVEDVAKYDVELDIRGYDIDSRVINIAQQNAVEAGFADLIKFEQQDVRDLRIEGQNGVLIANPPYGERLGEVEDAEDIAGILGHIMKEHPSWSVYILSSLENYEEMYGKRATKKRKLFNGFIRTDYYQFWGKRV
- the gpsB gene encoding cell division regulator GpsB: MELKLDSKTILEKEFKQAIRGYKQEEVDWFLDDVIQDYETFKKEIARLTEENQKLKAEAISTQRRSATPAPQSTNYDIIQRISNLEREVFGNKLAETESR
- a CDS encoding nitroreductase family protein, producing the protein MTATLSTTIRERQSVRKYDPDFTIEKEEILELLKEATRAPSTSNLQPWEFIVFLDPEERKDLRAIAYNQEQVETASAVIAVLGDKELHQNIEPVYNSMVKAGFIDETSKDILVGNANKAYPHAPEEARKNLATFDAGLVAMQFMLLAKERGYATGAMGGFDKAQFAERFNVSDRHFPIVLITLGKQAGPAYSTTRFAIEDKVTFR
- a CDS encoding ATP-dependent DNA helicase, with the protein product MNTKIPFQLSKDQTFYESLNDWLGDTLYDDLTEKGFECRDEQIFMAFQIEQALKEKQVLLAEAGVGTGKTIAYLLPAIAYARYTGKPAVISCADETLIDQLIKEEGDIQKLSEALDLHVDVRLAKARNQYICLKRLEEVSSTTNEDFVDFVEDELPDFVYADRSLQSVYPYGVRSDYPYLKDEEWDMINYHPIQQCAACDIRNRCGQTIHRNHYRDAVDLIICSHDFYMEHLWTKESRSRQGQLPLLPEVSMVVFDEGHLLEYSAQRALTYEVQQHTIVELLERIMVDGIREKSLQLMEQLLDVHELFFNQLRSHATKHDNERLTIEKNEEMMRLAKKAVSLSHDLLEEFVFEGELYVIPEYDLKIVEEYLEQYIYSMELFAGENDAVDWLEERREESTLLIMPRLVTSILKEKLFTGTMPIVFSSATLSVEKSFDYLAYSLGIVDYQSFSIASPFDYENVMKIHLEQSSTEEKYRRLSSILVSEEQTLVLFNSKQSMMDAYDSLPLEQRVLVTYEGERSLSSLVKDFQQQKVSVFFSYHLWEGLDLPNESLTRVIIFDLPFPPHDPLFEARREFAEDAFDEVDLPFMLLRLRQGIGRLIRTSDDFGSIHLFVEPSDNELLPVIERVLPVPFS
- a CDS encoding ribonuclease H-like domain-containing protein, which encodes MSYEKKLLAMKSLVKKTKVVEQVAETFSKPPAPAYEKRWMTTGLEKIENDFGVVYQRVIRYPLTYRHGDICLGDVQEKLKQWTETGYAHPLSPKDGKVLFFDTETTGLKGAGAVIFLIGLLELQAEEFVMTQYVLPNPDHEAAFLYASGLWREDLTLVTYNGKSFDFPQLQTRWSLHRKQLPALPIPHQVDLLHGSRRIWKGQMESFKLTEVERKQLGFHRKDDIPGHMAPIIYQDAVKNGRAEILMKVLSHNEWDILSLVTLFSLSTDIILDENSQENAHIATNIAKWFQDLGLTEKSYSELQRIVETYGTSYPLTHYHLGLVLKRHKEYELAVQSFEIVATYGEGKEQVLAYEELAKLYEHQFKEWMQAFERIHSGKELLQKQRTLPQRFVQRMENNFLKREIRVRNKLFPGQAQKPTEDKY
- a CDS encoding helix-turn-helix domain-containing protein — its product is MTNHSHCTEAACQLYKQAIEFIGKRWTGIIVYQLLDGPKRYHELLHAIDGISDRLLTERLKDLEQEGVLVKYIITETPKKVEYELTPIGYEFNKVFTAIMDWGIKKEAYKKDLQ
- a CDS encoding chemotaxis protein CheX; translation: MDKAANVQKVLNATISSLTTVIPIKFEVLSPSMIKQPYEQREISVLIGLIGNMKGRLIVEPTHTTIGKIGQAMFGMNIEGEMAESFTGELGNMIAGNLCTILEKESLTLDISPPTVLTGNTKFFGFQQAFKIPVKFEDGELLNLLLTIDEER